In Uranotaenia lowii strain MFRU-FL chromosome 2, ASM2978415v1, whole genome shotgun sequence, one genomic interval encodes:
- the LOC129741107 gene encoding uncharacterized protein LOC129741107 isoform X4 translates to MDPSQPSQFTVQAQYSFKGTNNDELCFKKGDIITLTQREDGGWWEGTLGSKTGWFPSNYVKEYVGPLPVSEVLRPPEEIQAFRSVVFRDLIESEKAHVAEIRGMVENFLEPLEGSQILTGDEYTQLMCNFVEVVEMHEEFLQNLEESNDRVGKVFLTKAPTMKRIHQCYCSAHPRAIVIVDKYRDDLNTFMEKQGAAKPGLLVLTTGLSKPFRRLDKYSAILQELERHMESGHPDRGDTQRSIAVFKDIASSCSATRRQKELELQILTGPIRGWQGQELSSLGEIIHMGSVAVGSEHKDRYFVLFSETLLILSVSQRMSAFKYEGKLPLTGINVNRLEDTDQIKNAFEITGPLIDRIVAVCQGPTEASKWVDFLNAKVNPTGVENQQPVKDMKRIVSSSAVNIPQPPPHNKNLLDTRGYSTRISYCAYSQNYRPTLPNQSYPPTAPYAALTSFFRHLFKTQGLSRYVVQALLYPQITQDVDTSEVVLRRKHRTTVRMYRRDREAEIQKVDRNHNVEEQEEDSDDGSCTSSCSGRSNNLERQNAVDYGDDDPYETITFFTGRKTQSTTRESTVYESYIEQNAQVEADDTFFFVSGNANSEERKSLESEGSHIIGSRAIPCLKLNDRESFGSLGRSGANGNSPTAPIHTTTAKLLLGEIKQQCSEQSQVSSFEHRVAHGRMACEDLVNLDDSMKIKHSLQQKPIIEERHSMPTLFVGNRFANSSVTEIYIPSWKDRLDVQQPTQQQSVEVPLAPERTSIHSSSLDIPASETTLSVPDQVAAELLYNFHSQHLSETSFGEILTPPADFDATSGSCSIGCLSRELTPFQREWMRNGLDRLQGPGAV, encoded by the exons ATGGACCCGTCACAACCGTCCCAGTTTACCGTGCAGGCGCAGTATTCTTTCAAAGGGACCAACAATGACGAGTTGTGCTTCAAGAAGGGCGACATCATCACACTAACGCAACGGGAAGACGGCGGCTGGTGGGAGGGCACACTTGGAAGTAAAACCGGCTGGTTCCCGAGTAATTACGTCAAAGAGTATGTCG GTCCACTGCCCGTATCAGAGGTCTTGAGACCACCGGAGGAGATACAAGCCTTCAGATCGGTGGTGTTTCGGGACCTGATCGAAAGTGAAAAGGCACACGTCGCCGAGATTCGCGGAATGGTGGAGAACTTTCTTGAACCGTTGGAAGGCAGCCAAAT TCTAACTGGCGATGAGTACACCCAGCTGATGTGCAACTTTGTCGAGGTGGTCGAAATGCACGAGGAGTTTCTGCAGAACCTGGAGGAGTCGAACGATCGCGTCGGCAAGGTGTTCCTCACCAAGGCTCCGACGATGAAGAGAATTCACCAGTGCTACTGTTCGGCCCATCCGCGGGCGATCGTCATCGTCGACAAGTATCG CGATGACCTCAACACCTTCATGGAAAAACAGGGAGCCGCAAAGCCGGGACTGCTGGTCCTTACGACAGGTCTGTCTAAGCCATTCCGTCGTTTAGACAAATACTCGGCCATCCTGCAGGAGCTGGAACGGCACATGGAAAGTGGTCATCCGGATCGGGGCGACACCCAGCGTAGTATAGCCGTGTTCAAGGACATCGCATCGTCCTGTTCGGCAACCCGACGGCAGAAGGAGCTGGAGCTGCAAATTTTGACTGGTCCCATTCGCGGCTGGCAGGGCCAAGAACTGAGCAGTTTGGGGGAGATTATTCACATGGGCAGTGTGGCCGTTGGGTCCGAGCACAAGGATCGGTACTTTGTGCTGTTCTCGGAAACGCTTCTCATTCTAAGTGTTAGCCAAAGGATGAGTGCCTTCAAGTACGAAGGCAAACTGCCACTAACAGGGATTAATGTTAATCGCTTGGAGGATACCGATCAGATCAAGAATGCATTTGAAATTACGGGTCCGTTGATCGACCGGATAGTGGCCGTCTGTCAGGGGCCAACGGAGGCTAGCAAGtgggttgattttcttaatgcAAAAGTAAATCCAACCGGAGTGGAGAACCAGCAACCGGTCAAAGACATGAAGCGAATCGTGAGCAGTTCAGCCGTCAACATCCCGCAACCACCACCTCAT AATAAGAATTTGCTAGATACCCGTGGCTACAGCACCCGTATATCCTATTGTGCATACAGTCAGAATTATCGACCAACGCTACCGAATCAATCGTACCCACCCACAGCTCCGTATGCTGCTTTAACGTCGTTCTTTCGACACCTGTTTAAAACCCAGGGCTTGTCGCGTTACGTCGTGCAGGCGTTGCTTTATCCCCAAATCACGCAAGACGTAGACACTAGTGAAGTAGTTTTACGTAGGAAGCATAGGACTACGGTTCGGATGTATCGTCGCGATCGGGAAGCGGAGATTCAGAAAGTTGATCGTAATCATAACGTTGAAGAACAGGAGGAAGATTCGGATGATGGTTCGTGCACATCGTCTTGTTCGGGGCGATCCAATAACTTGGAGCGTCAAAATGCTGTCGATTATGGTGACGATGACCCTTATGAGACAATAACATTCTTCACCGGCCGAAAGACGCAGAGCACTACTCGGGAAAGTACCGTGTACGAGAGTTACATCGAACAGAACGCACAGGTTGAGGCAGATGATACATTTTTCTTCGTCAGCGGTAACGCGAACAGCGAAGAGAGAAAGAGCCTCGAGAGCGAGGGATCGCATATCATTGGGTCGAGAGCGATACCCTGTTTGAAGTTAAATGATCGCGAATCTTTCGGAAGTTTGGGTAGATCTGGAGCAAATGGAAATAGTCCTACAGCTCCAATTCATACCACCACCGCCAAGTTACTTTTGGGCGAAATCAAACAGCAGTGCTCGGAACAGTCTCAAGTATCTAGTTTTGAACATAGAGTAGCCCATGGTCGAATGGCGTGTGAGGATTTAGTGAATTTAGATGATTCCATGAAGATCAAACATTCGCTTCAACAGAAACCGATAATCGAGGAAAGACATAGTATGCCCACACTTTTCGTTGGAAATCGTTTTGCCAATTCTTCCGTGACCGAAATCTATATTCCTTCCTGGAAAGACCGACTGGACGTTCAACAGCCGACCCAGCAACAATCGGTAGAAGTGCCCCTAGCACCCGAGCGTACCAGTATACATTCCAGCTCGCTTGATATTCCCGCCTCCGAAACGACGCTTTCTGTACCGGACCAAGTGGCAGCTGAATTATTGTATAACTTCCATAGCCAACATCTGTCGGAaacttctttcggcgaaattcTAACCCCTCCAGCAGATTTCGATGCcacctccggtagctgttcaatCGGCTGTTTGTCACGAGAGCTAACACCATTTC AAAGGGAATGGATGAGGAACGGGCTCGATCGTCTCCAGGGGCCAGGCGCTGTGTAA